The Thermotoga sp. Ku-13t DNA segment ACGGTAACGAGGATGCATCCCCTCACCGGAATCACGTCGTAGTAATCTCCTCCAACTTGCACCGCAGGAGTCATGCTCGCGGCGATGTCGAAATGCTCCAAACTGGGCAATTGCCTTGGCAGAAGGTTCATTTGAATACGCCTGGCGATCTCGAGCTGCTCCCTGATCCTCTGTCTCTCGATCTCTCTCCACAAACGCGTGTACCTTTCACAAGTCGCTGCAAGCTGGAATGCCGCGGCTTCGAGTATCTTCCTGTCTGCAGCGGTGAAAATGCCACTCTCTTTCTCGATCAAGGTTATGCGTCCCCAGCTGGTTCCTCCACTCCTTACAGGAACGGAGAGCAGATTCTTGACTTTCATCCCGTGATCAGGTTCTATCAGCACAACGCCCTCGAGAGTATCGAGCAGATCCTTGGCCACGGGGATCGAATCGATCTGATCGTAACTTTTTTCGTAATCTATCTTCTTTCCAAGCACCGTCAGCTCCACAACGATCGCTTTGAACGGTACGGTCTGTCTGAGCACGTCGCTCAAGGTTTCGAAGATCTCTGATGGATCCACAACGTTCGCAAAAATGTTGTTCAGTTCGAAGAGCGTGGCTATTTCCTGATAGGTTCTGGTCAATTCCTCCAAGTGCTCGTTCAAAAGACCCGTGTATTCTTGACGGAGTGTTTTCATCTGGTCCAGCGCCTGCTGTAGAAGTTTCAGCACTTCTCTTCTGTCGATCGCCCCATTTTCCGAGAACATCTTTGCGAACTTGCTCAGCTTCTCGTAGACGACTTCGAAGCTATCGGGCACACCCCGTCACTCTCCGCACTTCCTCGATGAGCTTGACGGGACTGAACGGCTTGGTGAGAAAACCGTTCGCACCGCTCTGCAACGCCGTCCTGGCGTCGTCCTCCCCACCCTTGGCAGTAAGCACGATCACGGGTACGTTCGAAAGTTCGGGATCGGTGCGCATACGCTTCAGCACCTCAAAACCGTTCAGGCGAGGCATCATGATGTCGAGTATCACAAGGTCCGGCTTGGCAGATGCCATCTTCTCGAGGGCTTCCACCCCATCACGCGCCTCCTCGACAATGAAACCTTCTTTGGTCAAGTTGAAGCCCACGATCTTTCTCAGCACATCGGAATCATCCACAACCAGCACTCTGCAGCTCAACGTTTCGCCCCCAATAACTCACTCAGTTCGATGTCACCACACATCGCCTCGAGCCTTTGAACGAGTACCATCTGGCATTCTTTCACGAAGAGCGATTCGTACAGATACTTCGCTTTAACAAGGTTCCCTCTGTCTTGATAATACACTATAGCAATAAATCTGCCAAGTTTTTTAAAGTGAACATCTTTGAAAAAGTCCCCCACCGCTCCAGACTTATCCTTCTCGGGGATGGAAATGCGATTCTGAGAATCGAAGCGAGCGAGGTCAACACAGTCTGATGGCACAAAGATTTTGAAGAGATAACCTGTCACAAGTTTGTTGATGTCTAGGTCCGTCCACCACAATTGTGCCGGCCACAGACCTTCCACAGCAGTTTTCTGAAGTCGCTGGAGCAGATCTGCTTCGTATTGCTGCACACGAACCCTGACGTAAAGTGCCAGATCGAAAACTCCTGTGGGTGTGGGATCGAGAAAAGAGATCCTCGGCTTTTTGTGAAAACCCTGGCTGAATTCGAGAGCCGTGCCGGCCCTTCTGAGGTTCCTCTCTATGGCGCTTGAAGTATCGATAGCGGAAAGAAAACGCATCAAACCCATCTTCTTGTATCTGAGAACGACATACACCACGATCACCCGCAGAACGATTTGTCCGCTCGATTATACTATGTTTGGAGGCGAAAACTTGTACTACAAAGTTTCGAGGGACCCCATCCACTCGGAGATATTCCTTTACCCGCTCGAACTGCTCGCGGTCGACACGAGACCCGTGCAGAGGCTCAGGCAACTCTCTCAGCTCGTGGGAGCCGAATGGGTTTATCCCGGTGCGAGTCACACGCGTTTCGCGCACTCGCTCGGTGTGATGCACATCGCCGGGCTGTACGCAGAAAGACTGTTCCAGGAACACGCGAAGAGGAGAATAATAAGGCTCGCCGGCCTACTGCACGACGTTGGTCATGGTCCCTTCAGTCACCAGTTCGACGACGTGGTCTACCGCAGGATGGGTTTGCAGGACGGTCACGATGAACACAGAGAAAGAATCCTGCTGGAACTGATGCCGATAGAGATGTTCAAAGCTTACGAGAAAATATCAGAACCCAGGAAGAAAGAAGCCATCAGGAGGGACCTTCAGCAGACTATGGGTATCGAGGATGTGACCGTCGAGAGTTTGAGGATGCTCATGCAACAAGTGAACGAAGTCTTCAAAGGTGAAGAAAAGGGTGCTGCAGAGTTCAACGTGGTCCAAGGGCCACTAGGCGCGGATAGACTGGATTTCCTGTTGCGGGATTCTTACTACAGCGGTACGACCCATTTCGGCGTGGGAGCGGTGGACAGGATTATCAGAAATTCTTATTTGAAAACGAAGGATTCAAAACCCATCCTCTGTTACCACGTGAAAGTGCTAGATCAGATCTACACGAGCCTGTTTGGAAGATTCATGATGTACAAGAACGTTTATTTCCACAAAACTTCAAGAGCCGCAGACTTGATGATACAGGAGATTCTGTCGCTCGTTTACAAACCCCTCAGGTTCGCTGAGAGAGTGAACGATCTTGAAAAGTTCCTCGATCTGACAGACCAAGCCCTTTTCGCAGAGATAAAATTCGAAGCCAAGAAAATATTCGAAAAATATCGAGTCAACGATGAGAACGAGCTGGAAAGTTCCGATCTGGACGAGGACGAGTACAACCTCATCGAGGCGTACAAGATTCTGCGAAGGCTGGAAACCAGGGACTTATGGAAACTCATCGTGGAGATCAGTTTCACCGCTGAAGGTGCGGATCCCTACGTGATGAGCGTCGGAATCGTTGCAGACACTCTGCAGAAGATAAGATTGAGGCTCGAAAAACTCGTCGATTCGAAGGAGGTACCCGACGAAGACCGCAGGATGTTGAGGAAGTTGCTCGACGACTTTGAGGTTGTGTTCAAATCCGACACACCGTACAAGCTGTCTCTCGTGCACCCGCAGGAATTCATCAACAGCAACGTTTTTCTGTACGAGCCCCAGACTGACACCGTGATCTCTCTCGAAGATTACGTGAAGAACTATCCAGCGTACAAACTTCTGGCAAGCAATTTGGTTCAGATCGTGCGCGTCTACGTTACCGAGGACGTCAGGGACCTGCTGACCAGATACAGCATCGTGCCGAATGTGAAACTTCAACTCACGACACGCTGGTGAATCAACCCAGATATTCTGGCCCTTCACTTTTAGCCGAATCGGGCAAGACCCTCTTCAAAGCAGCGATTGCCACCTCGAGCTGTGAATCATCGGGTCGGGCGGTCGTCAACTTTTGGAAGAACAAACCCGGATAGGAGAGAATTTTCAAGAGTCTTGGTCCTTTCGCCGAGATCCGAAGAAATTCATAAGCGAAACCCGCAGTCAGAGGAAGAAAAACCAGCCTGCTGAAGAACCTCCAGACGAGGCTCTTTGAAGCGAGAGGACTGACCAGGGAAAGTATTACAACGGAGAAGAACAGGAATATCATCACAAAGCTGGTACCACAGCGAGGATGGATGGTGCTGTATTTTTTGATTTTCTGCAGTTGGAGCTGTTCACCGTTTTCGTAAGCGTTGATCACCATGTGTTCGGCTCCATGGTACTGGAAGATCCTCTTCACATCTGGAAAGAAGGATATGATCCACACGTAGAGCACAAAGAGGATCAACCGTAAGATTCCCTCAACGATGGCAAAGGCGATTTCGTTCTTCCTTAAGAAGCTGAAGAGCCCGGTGATCCACATCGGTAAAACGACGAACAGACCCAGTGCAAGAGCGAACGCAAACACTGTGGTCCAGAAGAGTTCGGACTTCTTGATCTTCTCGCCGCTGCTCAGCTCAGCGGATCTGTTCAAAGCTTTGATACCGAAGTAAAGGGAAAAGTACAAACTCACAAACCCTCTCAAAAAAGGTACTCTGAACAGTTTGTTTGCGGTCACGGAACTTTCCGACAGGTCTTCCACCACGATGTTTCCATCTTTATCCCTGACGGCCATGGACACTCTGTTTCCAAGCATCAGCACACCCTCGATGATCGCCTGTCCACCGATCCTCACAGCACTGCCTCCTTCAGCACGATGGAAGCTTGACGATGAACTCACTTCCTTTGCCTATCTCGCTCACCAATTCAATGCTACCACCCATCGCCTTGACCAACTTGTCCACCAGAGCAAGGCCCAGTCCATAACCTGGAGTGGATCGGGAGCGGTCAGATTTGTAGAATCTCTGAAAGATCTTCTTCCTCTCCGATTCGTCTATACCGATGCCAAAATCTTTCACGCTGGCCCAACCATCACCGCAGCGTAAGACAACTCTCTTTTCCTGCGTTGAAAACTTCACCGCGTTTTCCACGAGAGCTTTCAAAACGATTTGAAGTACCCTCAGATCCGCACAACCGTATCCTTCGCCTTCAACTTCGAAGACGAAATCTCTGAACTGCTTTGAAAATTCTTCAGCTTCTTCTTGAAGAAACTTTCGCAGGTCCATTTTGACGATCTCCACTTTTGTAACCGGCTTCGAAAGAGTGAGTAGATTTTCCGTGAGGTTCGTGAGCTGCTGGGCCGTCTCCTTGATCGTTCGCGCCGACTCGATGACGATCTCACCGTTCGTAGGGAATTTCTCTATCAGTTCCGCATAACCTTGTATGCTCGTCAAAGGTGTCCTCAGTTCGTGTGAGACGTCGTTGACAAAATCGTTCTGCATTTCAAAGCCGAGCTGGAGTCTGTTCAGCATTTCGTTGATAGTCCTGGCAAGCTCGGAAACCTCGTCTGTTCCTCCAGGATCGTAAACGCGCTTGGTCAGATCCGACGCGTTTATGTTTCTCAGTTCCTCAGTGATCCTTTTCATCGGGGCGAGAGATCTGTTCACAAAATAATGCCCCAGGAGGAAAGAAAACAGAGAGAAAACCATCCAGAGGACCAAAAACATGCGTGCCAGAAGCTTTAAAAAATCTCCCATTCCGCCGGCCGGAGAGAGCAGATACACTTCGTTCTGTCCAACTAAGGTCTGGACCAGCAGTTTCACGACGAGGTACTCGGTGTTGCCGAGTTTCAAATAAGTGGGTTTCTTGGTCGCAAGAACGTGCGACAAGAACTTCCTGTAATTTTCGTGCTCTGTGTCTATCGTCCCAAGGATGACCTCACCGGAAGAGTCGATGATGACCAAGCCGGCTGGCAGACCTGATCTTGGCACACCCATCATGGGTCTGCGCAGGTAAGCCGTGACAGCCTGCCTCAGTAGCTCCACCGAACGGGATATGTGTACCTGCTTCGTCGCGTTGTAAGCGAGCAACAATCCCAGCCCGAGCACCAGGGAAAACAGAATCGTTTGAGTTATCGTCAATCTCCATTTAAGCGTCGAGAACATACCCAACGCCCCTCACTGTCTTCAAGAACTTTGCGGCTTCCCCGAGCTTATCCCTGATGTATTTCACGTACACATCGACCACGTTACGGCTGATGTTTTCTGAATCTCCCCAGACCCTTTCGAGCAACTCTTCCCTGCTGACCGCCGTACCCCTTTTCTCACAGAGTATTTCCAATATTGCGGATTCTCTGTCCGAAAGACTCACCTCTTTTCCGCCGATGTAACGCAGTTTTCTCAGCCTTGGGAAGAATTCAACATCGCCTATTTGGAACCTGTCTCTCTTTCTCACCCTCTTCGCCACACTCTCAACCCGCGCGAGTAGCTCGTCCAGATGAAAAGGTTTCGGAACGTAATCGTCCGCCCCCTTCTTGAGCCCCTTTATTCTGTTCTCGACTTCACCACGTGCGGTGAGCACCACGACTCCAACTTCGTCATCGATCGACCTGATTCTTTCGAGCACTTCGAATCCGTCCATTCCAGGCAACATGAGATCCAGAATGACCACGGCAGGATCGAACAACTGAAAAGTCTGCCAGGCTTCCTCTCCATCCCTGGCGATCCTGACCTCATAACCGTGGCTCTCGAACAGTATCTGCAACAGGCGCGATATTTTCTGGTCATCCTCAACGATCAGCAAGCGAATGGTTCATCAACTCCTTGTAGCGCTCCAGCACCTTGACAGCATAGGAACTTCTCGAGTTTCCACCGTTGTAGGCCTCCAGTGCTTTGAGTATGTTTCCGTTGTTTCTTTCGAGATGGTACTTGAGGTAGAGCGCCCCGAACTCTACGTTCAGCCGGTGATCCCACAGCAACCTCACCCAACCATCTTCAGGCTCGTTCAAGTTGTAAATTTTGCAGACAAAACGTGCGGTCTCCGGTTTTATCTGGGTTAAGCCAAGCTCGCCGTGCATTCCCACCACGTTTCTGAACTCGCTCTCCGCGAGTATGAGTGCGATCATCAAAAGGTGATCTATTCCCAAGCGGTTGCTCACATCGACGATCGCTTCATAAAGGCTCGTCACATAGGCTTCGTCGGTGGTCAATCCGTGCTTCGATCTTGTTTCCACAACGAGATCTGTGAACCAGTCAGGCACTCCTTGCGAAAGCAACAAGGTCACCTGCACGGGGAGAAATATGACCAACAACTTCAGAATTTTCACTTTCTGCGCAACCTCCGTTTCTGATATAATCTGGTTTGGTGAACCGCATGGAAGCGCTCTACAGAAAATACAGGCCGAAGAGCTTCTCCGAGGTTATAGACCAGCTTCAGGCCAAACTGGTTCTCCAGAATGCTATTTTAACCGATCGCGTGTCACACGCTTACATCTTTTCTGGCCCGCGGGGAAGCGGGAAGACCACCCTTGCGAGGATACTGGCAAAGGCCTTGAACTGCCCGAACCGCAAAG contains these protein-coding regions:
- a CDS encoding GAF domain-containing SpoIIE family protein phosphatase → MPDSFEVVYEKLSKFAKMFSENGAIDRREVLKLLQQALDQMKTLRQEYTGLLNEHLEELTRTYQEIATLFELNNIFANVVDPSEIFETLSDVLRQTVPFKAIVVELTVLGKKIDYEKSYDQIDSIPVAKDLLDTLEGVVLIEPDHGMKVKNLLSVPVRSGGTSWGRITLIEKESGIFTAADRKILEAAAFQLAATCERYTRLWREIERQRIREQLEIARRIQMNLLPRQLPSLEHFDIAASMTPAVQVGGDYYDVIPVRGCILVTVADISGKGIPAALLMTSLRSTLRVLAKNSSELSHLASELNNVLCDDLSEDRFVTIVLMCLHRDGKVSVINAGHNPILLMHSDEVSLMEAHELPMGIMKDVYYREVEIDLHPGDALLIYTDGVTEARNETGEEFGLERLMSVVKSSREVSASEIITRLQNELKRFCREAPQHDDSTMLVVKYLRRD
- a CDS encoding response regulator, with amino-acid sequence MSCRVLVVDDSDVLRKIVGFNLTKEGFIVEEARDGVEALEKMASAKPDLVILDIMMPRLNGFEVLKRMRTDPELSNVPVIVLTAKGGEDDARTALQSGANGFLTKPFSPVKLIEEVRRVTGCAR
- a CDS encoding TIGR03936 family radical SAM-associated protein is translated as MYVVLRYKKMGLMRFLSAIDTSSAIERNLRRAGTALEFSQGFHKKPRISFLDPTPTGVFDLALYVRVRVQQYEADLLQRLQKTAVEGLWPAQLWWTDLDINKLVTGYLFKIFVPSDCVDLARFDSQNRISIPEKDKSGAVGDFFKDVHFKKLGRFIAIVYYQDRGNLVKAKYLYESLFVKECQMVLVQRLEAMCGDIELSELLGAKR
- a CDS encoding HD domain-containing protein gives rise to the protein MYYKVSRDPIHSEIFLYPLELLAVDTRPVQRLRQLSQLVGAEWVYPGASHTRFAHSLGVMHIAGLYAERLFQEHAKRRIIRLAGLLHDVGHGPFSHQFDDVVYRRMGLQDGHDEHRERILLELMPIEMFKAYEKISEPRKKEAIRRDLQQTMGIEDVTVESLRMLMQQVNEVFKGEEKGAAEFNVVQGPLGADRLDFLLRDSYYSGTTHFGVGAVDRIIRNSYLKTKDSKPILCYHVKVLDQIYTSLFGRFMMYKNVYFHKTSRAADLMIQEILSLVYKPLRFAERVNDLEKFLDLTDQALFAEIKFEAKKIFEKYRVNDENELESSDLDEDEYNLIEAYKILRRLETRDLWKLIVEISFTAEGADPYVMSVGIVADTLQKIRLRLEKLVDSKEVPDEDRRMLRKLLDDFEVVFKSDTPYKLSLVHPQEFINSNVFLYEPQTDTVISLEDYVKNYPAYKLLASNLVQIVRVYVTEDVRDLLTRYSIVPNVKLQLTTRW
- a CDS encoding DUF1385 domain-containing protein, which produces MRIGGQAIIEGVLMLGNRVSMAVRDKDGNIVVEDLSESSVTANKLFRVPFLRGFVSLYFSLYFGIKALNRSAELSSGEKIKKSELFWTTVFAFALALGLFVVLPMWITGLFSFLRKNEIAFAIVEGILRLILFVLYVWIISFFPDVKRIFQYHGAEHMVINAYENGEQLQLQKIKKYSTIHPRCGTSFVMIFLFFSVVILSLVSPLASKSLVWRFFSRLVFLPLTAGFAYEFLRISAKGPRLLKILSYPGLFFQKLTTARPDDSQLEVAIAALKRVLPDSAKSEGPEYLG
- a CDS encoding HAMP domain-containing sensor histidine kinase, producing the protein MFSTLKWRLTITQTILFSLVLGLGLLLAYNATKQVHISRSVELLRQAVTAYLRRPMMGVPRSGLPAGLVIIDSSGEVILGTIDTEHENYRKFLSHVLATKKPTYLKLGNTEYLVVKLLVQTLVGQNEVYLLSPAGGMGDFLKLLARMFLVLWMVFSLFSFLLGHYFVNRSLAPMKRITEELRNINASDLTKRVYDPGGTDEVSELARTINEMLNRLQLGFEMQNDFVNDVSHELRTPLTSIQGYAELIEKFPTNGEIVIESARTIKETAQQLTNLTENLLTLSKPVTKVEIVKMDLRKFLQEEAEEFSKQFRDFVFEVEGEGYGCADLRVLQIVLKALVENAVKFSTQEKRVVLRCGDGWASVKDFGIGIDESERKKIFQRFYKSDRSRSTPGYGLGLALVDKLVKAMGGSIELVSEIGKGSEFIVKLPSC
- a CDS encoding response regulator transcription factor, which codes for MLIVEDDQKISRLLQILFESHGYEVRIARDGEEAWQTFQLFDPAVVILDLMLPGMDGFEVLERIRSIDDEVGVVVLTARGEVENRIKGLKKGADDYVPKPFHLDELLARVESVAKRVRKRDRFQIGDVEFFPRLRKLRYIGGKEVSLSDRESAILEILCEKRGTAVSREELLERVWGDSENISRNVVDVYVKYIRDKLGEAAKFLKTVRGVGYVLDA
- a CDS encoding transglycosylase SLT domain-containing protein; translation: MKILKLLVIFLPVQVTLLLSQGVPDWFTDLVVETRSKHGLTTDEAYVTSLYEAIVDVSNRLGIDHLLMIALILAESEFRNVVGMHGELGLTQIKPETARFVCKIYNLNEPEDGWVRLLWDHRLNVEFGALYLKYHLERNNGNILKALEAYNGGNSRSSYAVKVLERYKELMNHSLADR